The following proteins are encoded in a genomic region of Capra hircus breed San Clemente chromosome 16, ASM170441v1, whole genome shotgun sequence:
- the DRAXIN gene encoding draxin, with amino-acid sequence MLLLTLLLLLELSLAGSLGPGSSAQILPENHIDLSGPALWMPQASHHRRRGLGKKEQGPGTPGWTQDGAVVTATRQASRLPRAEGLLHGPSPAGLLQDKGLLRGLTRPYPEKESRTPGSERMKKRGREHKRRKERLRLHRGRALVRGPSSLMKKVELSEDQSPDASMEESSTSLAPTILYLTTFEAPATEESLILPVTSLWPQAHPRPDGEVMPTLDMALFDWTDYEDLKPEVWPSTKKKEKHRGKLSSDGNETSPAKGEPCDHHQDCLPGTCCDLREHLCTPHNRGLNNKCFDDCMCMEGLRCYAKFHRNRRVTRRKGRCVEPETANGDQGSFINV; translated from the exons ATGCTGCTCCTCACCCTCCTCCTGCTCTTGGAGCTGAGCCTGGCAGGTTCCCTGGGACCCGGAAGCTCTGCTCAGATCCTGCCGGAGAATCACATCGACCTCTCGGGACCAGCACTGTGGATGCCTCAGGCCAGCCACCACCGTCGGCGGGGCCTCGGCAAGAAAGAGCAGGGCCCAGGCACACCTGGCTGGACCCAGGATGGGGCTGTGGTCACTGCCACCAGGCAGGCCTCCAGGCTCCCAAGGGCAGAGGGGCTGCTGCATGGGCCAAGTCCTGCAGGCCTGCTGCAGGACAAAGGTCTGCTCCGGGGGCTGACTCGGCCCTACCCCGAGAAGGAGAGCCGGACTCCAGGGTCAGAGAGGATGAAGAAACGAGGCAGGGAGCACAAGAGACGGAAGGAGAGGTTGAGGCTGCACAGAG GCCGAGCTTTGGTCAGAGGCCCCAGCTCCCTGATGAAGAAGGTGGAGCTCTCAGAAGACCAGTCCCCGGATGCTTCGATGGAGGAATCCTCCACCAGCCTGGCCCCCACCATACTTTATCTCACCACCTTTGAGGCACCTGCCACTGAAGAGTCCCTGATCCTTCCCGTCACATCCCTGTGGCCCCAG GCTCACCCCAGGCCTGATGGGGAGGTGATGCCCACACTGGACATGGCCTTGTTCGACTGGACTGACTATGAAGACTTAAAGCCTGAGGTCTGGCCATCCACAAAGAAGAAAG AGAAACACCGCGGCAAACTCTCCAGTGATGGGAATGAAACATCACCAGCTAAAGGGGAGCCCTGTGACCATCACCAGGACTGTCTGCCAG GGACCTGCTGCGACCTCCGGGAGCATCTCTGCACGCCCCACAACCGAGGCCTGAACAACAAATGCTTTGACGACTGCATGTGCATGGAAG GGCTGCGCTGCTACGCCAAATTCCACCGGAACCGCAGGGTCACCCGGAGAAAGGGGCGCTGCGTGGAGCCCGAAACGGCCAACGGCGACCAGGGGTCTTTCATCAACGTCTAG